A DNA window from Methanocorpusculum sp. contains the following coding sequences:
- a CDS encoding 30S ribosomal protein S3 has protein sequence MTIEKKFVADGVRKVRVEQYLNKELKRAGYGGMDIVRTPVGTQVTIFAEKPGIVIGKGGKLVRQLTSDLNTIYGIDSPQVEVQQVANPNLNAQIMAERLANALERGWYFRKAGTSVIRRVMDSGALGCEVIIAGKLTGARARVQKFVEGYIKHSGEPSESIVEKGYATAIKKLGIIGVQVKIVPPGAKLPDQFEIRADAAPAPARVVETDIFEEFDAELAAEPEPEFVEEV, from the coding sequence ATGACAATCGAAAAGAAATTCGTTGCAGACGGTGTCCGCAAAGTCAGAGTCGAGCAGTACCTTAACAAGGAACTCAAACGTGCCGGCTACGGAGGTATGGACATCGTCCGGACTCCCGTTGGAACCCAGGTCACGATCTTTGCAGAGAAGCCAGGTATCGTTATCGGTAAAGGCGGTAAACTGGTTCGCCAGCTGACCTCTGACCTCAACACTATCTACGGCATCGATTCGCCGCAGGTTGAAGTTCAGCAGGTTGCAAACCCGAACCTCAACGCCCAGATCATGGCAGAACGCCTTGCAAATGCACTTGAACGCGGCTGGTACTTCCGAAAGGCTGGAACCTCCGTAATCCGCCGTGTCATGGACTCTGGAGCACTTGGCTGTGAAGTTATTATCGCAGGTAAGCTGACCGGTGCCCGTGCTCGTGTGCAGAAGTTCGTAGAAGGCTACATCAAACACTCAGGTGAACCATCAGAGTCAATCGTTGAGAAGGGCTATGCAACTGCAATCAAAAAGCTCGGTATCATCGGTGTCCAGGTTAAGATTGTTCCCCCGGGAGCAAAACTACCTGATCAGTTCGAAATCCGTGCGGATGCAGCTCCTGCTCCGGCACGTGTTGTTGAGACCGATATCTTCGAAGAGTTCGATGCAGAACTTGCAGCCGAACCGGAACCTGAATTTGTTGAGGAGGTCTGA
- a CDS encoding 50S ribosomal protein L14 — translation MRGLTSKIPRALQTGSKMVCADNTGARVVQIVSVFGYHGVKNRQPKMGLGDLATVTVKKGTPDMRKKLVRAVVVRQKKEFRRPNGLRVSFEENAMILLNENGDPRGTDIKGPVAREVAERFPKVGSMATIII, via the coding sequence ATGAGAGGCTTAACGTCAAAAATTCCGCGCGCACTTCAGACCGGCTCAAAGATGGTTTGTGCAGACAACACGGGTGCCCGTGTTGTACAGATTGTATCCGTCTTCGGTTACCACGGTGTTAAAAACCGGCAGCCTAAGATGGGACTTGGGGACCTTGCGACTGTCACAGTCAAAAAAGGAACCCCGGACATGAGAAAGAAGCTCGTCAGAGCAGTCGTTGTCCGTCAGAAGAAGGAATTCCGTCGACCCAATGGTCTCAGAGTATCCTTCGAAGAGAACGCAATGATCCTCCTGAACGAAAACGGCGATCCGCGTGGAACCGACATTAAAGGACCGGTTGCCCGTGAAGTCGCAGAACGTTTCCCGAAGGTTGGATCAATGGCAACCATTATTATCTAA
- a CDS encoding ribonuclease P protein subunit, which translates to MITPQNIIRHEMIGLLVSVEYSPNKSEEGISGVIIDETRNTLRINTGNGIKCLEKQRKLLRVTLPDSVQVIIDGNALSVSPTRRVSMRVSPYRKM; encoded by the coding sequence ATGATCACTCCGCAGAATATAATCAGACATGAAATGATCGGTCTTCTTGTATCTGTGGAGTATTCACCGAACAAGTCTGAAGAAGGTATTTCCGGTGTCATCATTGATGAGACCAGAAACACTCTTCGGATCAATACAGGGAATGGCATTAAGTGCCTGGAGAAACAACGTAAGTTACTCCGGGTGACCCTCCCGGATAGTGTTCAGGTGATAATAGACGGCAATGCTTTGTCTGTTTCTCCAACGCGGCGCGTAAGTATGCGCGTAAGCCCATATCGTAAGATGTGA
- a CDS encoding 50S ribosomal protein L18: MAINGRYFVQFRRRREGRTDYYQRQRLIVSGRNRMVVRKTNRHIIIQLIAAQMDGDYTLVHVNSRDLVNYGYKGYLGNTPAAYLTGMLFAVRAQKAGYEGGIADLGLQVASTGARVFAAIKGAVEAGFDVPVGESILPDDDRCNGAHIAEYDERFGDLVENVEATKDAIMKELE; the protein is encoded by the coding sequence ATGGCAATTAATGGAAGATATTTCGTTCAGTTCAGAAGACGCCGTGAAGGCAGAACTGATTACTACCAGCGCCAGCGTTTAATCGTTTCTGGTAGAAACCGTATGGTTGTCCGTAAAACAAACCGCCACATCATCATCCAGCTCATCGCTGCCCAGATGGATGGCGACTACACCCTCGTTCACGTCAACAGCCGTGACCTGGTAAACTACGGATACAAAGGATACCTCGGAAACACCCCTGCCGCATATCTTACCGGTATGCTTTTCGCAGTTCGTGCCCAGAAAGCCGGTTACGAAGGTGGAATCGCAGATCTTGGTCTGCAGGTTGCATCGACCGGTGCACGTGTGTTTGCTGCAATCAAAGGTGCAGTTGAAGCAGGTTTCGATGTCCCGGTAGGAGAATCAATCCTTCCGGATGATGACCGCTGCAACGGCGCCCACATCGCTGAATACGATGAGCGCTTTGGTGACCTCGTTGAAAATGTCGAGGCTACGAAAGACGCAATTATGAAGGAGCTGGAGTAA
- the rpl6p gene encoding 50S ribosomal protein L6: protein MAELIFEIPEGVTITKDGDFVTVKGSKGELTRTMYHPAISITIADGSVTLVSSSARRSVYALLGTYKAHLGVMSKGVSEGYEYHMKIVYNHFPIQVKVAADKVEVANFLGEKQARYANIVAGVKVKVQGDELILNGINRETIGNTAANVEQACKVRNRDPRVFQDGIYITSRGD, encoded by the coding sequence ATGGCAGAATTGATTTTCGAAATCCCGGAAGGCGTAACTATCACCAAAGATGGTGATTTCGTTACCGTGAAGGGATCCAAAGGCGAACTTACCCGCACAATGTACCACCCTGCAATCAGTATTACTATTGCAGATGGTTCAGTTACGCTTGTAAGCTCTTCCGCAAGACGCAGTGTCTATGCACTGCTTGGAACCTACAAGGCACACCTCGGTGTCATGAGCAAAGGTGTATCCGAAGGCTATGAATACCACATGAAAATTGTGTACAACCACTTCCCGATCCAGGTCAAAGTTGCCGCCGACAAAGTTGAGGTCGCAAACTTCCTTGGTGAGAAGCAGGCACGTTACGCAAACATCGTGGCAGGTGTCAAAGTAAAAGTCCAGGGCGACGAACTGATCTTAAACGGTATCAACCGTGAGACGATCGGTAACACCGCAGCAAATGTCGAACAGGCATGCAAGGTCAGAAACCGTGACCCGCGTGTGTTCCAGGACGGCATTTACATTACCAGCAGAGGCGACTAA
- a CDS encoding 30S ribosomal protein S4e: MTRTKRMTAPDAWQIARKESKYVVSTASGPHDGSALPIGVWLRDHMQFALNTKEVRKILHDRQVFLNGHIVTDEHIGIDVFDIISFPKIDKHYMILVDEKGRHNEYEISADAAKVQLVKVANKTTIKGGKTQINLTSGANFIGEDNCKGKDSLVIGIAGDDRFAVQQHFPYAVGNMVIIIGGQHTMKTGKLVEILIQDSSLPNRVIIEDANGDNFETIEDYVYMIGTTESFLKTWGVDA, from the coding sequence ATGACCCGAACTAAGAGAATGACAGCACCGGATGCATGGCAGATCGCCAGAAAAGAAAGCAAATATGTCGTCAGCACCGCAAGCGGTCCGCACGATGGTTCAGCTCTTCCGATTGGCGTCTGGCTTCGCGACCACATGCAGTTTGCATTAAACACCAAAGAAGTCAGAAAGATTCTGCACGACCGCCAGGTTTTCCTGAATGGTCACATCGTAACCGACGAACACATCGGAATCGACGTCTTTGATATCATCAGCTTCCCGAAAATTGACAAGCACTACATGATTCTTGTTGACGAAAAGGGACGCCACAATGAATATGAGATATCCGCAGATGCTGCAAAAGTCCAGCTCGTTAAAGTTGCAAACAAAACCACCATCAAAGGCGGCAAGACACAGATCAACTTAACCAGCGGTGCAAACTTCATTGGTGAAGACAACTGCAAAGGCAAAGATTCGCTTGTCATCGGCATCGCCGGCGACGACCGTTTCGCAGTCCAGCAGCACTTCCCGTATGCAGTCGGCAACATGGTCATCATCATTGGCGGACAGCACACCATGAAGACCGGAAAGCTTGTAGAAATCCTTATTCAGGACTCCTCACTGCCGAACCGTGTCATCATCGAGGATGCTAACGGCGACAATTTCGAGACCATTGAAGACTACGTCTACATGATCGGAACTACCGAGTCCTTCCTTAAAACCTGGGGTGTTGACGCATGA
- the rpl4p gene encoding 50S ribosomal protein L4, with the protein MKANVKAINGSVLHEIELPAVFDEAYRPDLIRRAILAYQSEQYQPHGADPLAGLRTSAVGWGSKRGEAKIPRIKNGSRAAKVPNVKGGHPAHAPKAEKILVEKINKKEKAKAIRSAIAATVNTGLVTARGHKFEGEAAIIVDDSFEQIVKTAEVKLALMALGLGADLERARLSRNIRAGRGKIRGRKYKQAKSALIVTSGEFPAGANIAGVDCVSVNALNINVLAPGADAGRLTVWTEAAIKKFGEA; encoded by the coding sequence ATGAAAGCAAATGTAAAAGCAATTAACGGCTCAGTCCTCCATGAAATTGAACTCCCGGCCGTATTCGACGAAGCATACCGCCCGGACCTTATCAGAAGGGCCATTCTCGCATACCAGAGCGAACAGTACCAGCCGCACGGGGCAGACCCGCTTGCAGGTCTGCGGACCTCTGCAGTAGGTTGGGGATCCAAACGCGGTGAAGCTAAGATTCCGCGTATCAAAAACGGAAGCCGTGCTGCAAAAGTACCTAACGTAAAAGGCGGTCACCCAGCACACGCACCAAAAGCAGAGAAGATCCTTGTTGAGAAAATCAACAAGAAAGAGAAAGCAAAGGCAATCCGCTCAGCTATTGCAGCTACCGTTAACACCGGACTTGTCACCGCCCGCGGTCACAAATTCGAAGGCGAAGCAGCAATCATCGTTGATGACTCCTTTGAACAGATCGTCAAGACCGCCGAAGTCAAACTTGCCCTTATGGCACTTGGACTTGGGGCTGATCTTGAACGTGCAAGACTTTCCAGAAATATCCGTGCCGGTCGTGGAAAGATACGTGGACGCAAATATAAGCAGGCGAAGTCTGCTCTTATCGTGACGTCCGGTGAATTCCCCGCTGGTGCGAATATCGCAGGAGTCGACTGCGTATCCGTCAATGCCCTGAACATCAATGTTCTTGCACCCGGAGCCGACGCAGGCAGACTGACCGTCTGGACCGAAGCTGCAATCAAGAAGTTCGGGGAGGCCTAA
- the rpmC gene encoding 50S ribosomal protein L29 — protein MAIFRAKEVAQFSDTELIENEQKLKIELIQNYGKVSAGGAPENPGKIREVRRTIARIKTEQTKRQA, from the coding sequence ATGGCTATCTTCAGAGCAAAAGAAGTCGCCCAGTTTTCCGATACTGAACTGATCGAGAATGAGCAGAAACTCAAGATCGAACTAATTCAGAACTATGGAAAAGTCAGCGCCGGTGGTGCACCGGAAAACCCCGGAAAGATCCGGGAAGTTCGCAGAACTATCGCACGTATCAAGACTGAACAGACTAAACGTCAGGCATAA
- a CDS encoding 30S ribosomal protein S17, whose product MAKNIGLNVTVPEKDCDDVNCPFHGSLPVRGQVITGKVVSERMQGTVVVERNFLHKVKKYDRYEKRSSKIHAHMAPCLDAKIGDEVKIAECRPLNKTTSYVVVEVTKE is encoded by the coding sequence ATGGCAAAAAATATCGGCTTAAATGTCACGGTCCCAGAAAAGGATTGTGACGATGTAAATTGTCCGTTTCACGGCAGCTTACCGGTGCGCGGCCAGGTGATTACCGGTAAGGTCGTAAGCGAACGAATGCAGGGAACTGTTGTCGTCGAGAGGAACTTTCTCCATAAAGTCAAGAAATATGACAGATATGAGAAACGCAGTTCCAAAATCCACGCACACATGGCTCCATGCCTTGACGCCAAAATCGGCGACGAGGTAAAGATTGCAGAGTGCAGACCACTGAACAAAACAACCTCCTATGTAGTTGTCGAGGTGACTAAGGAATGA
- a CDS encoding 50S ribosomal protein L32e, which translates to MASEIKKLIKARGAKKSSRFARQCLQAKVKLADSWRRPRGLHSKQRKDYRAKGAHPEAGFGAPKAVRGFHPSGYREELVFTPSELSAIDPATTAVRIGATVGGAKRSIIQNKAAELGIKILNPKEAKVAVTPVAKPSEEVKADE; encoded by the coding sequence ATGGCGAGTGAAATCAAGAAACTTATCAAAGCTCGTGGAGCTAAGAAGTCATCACGCTTTGCCCGCCAGTGCCTCCAGGCTAAAGTAAAACTGGCAGACAGCTGGAGAAGACCACGGGGTCTCCACAGTAAACAGCGCAAGGATTACCGTGCAAAGGGTGCACACCCGGAAGCAGGTTTCGGAGCACCGAAAGCAGTACGTGGATTCCACCCAAGTGGATACCGTGAAGAACTCGTCTTTACTCCATCCGAGCTTAGCGCAATCGACCCGGCAACCACCGCAGTACGCATCGGCGCAACTGTCGGCGGTGCAAAACGCAGCATTATCCAGAACAAAGCAGCTGAACTCGGCATCAAAATTTTGAATCCGAAAGAAGCCAAAGTTGCCGTTACACCGGTTGCAAAACCATCAGAAGAGGTGAAAGCAGATGAGTGA
- a CDS encoding 50S ribosomal protein L22 has translation MARTEYSNKLTGDNIARAKANELSCSPKHSVEIAHLVRNMMADDAVAYLEQVIDLKRAVPFHRYNRNVSHQKSLNGKTFGTAAGRYPVKAAGEYIRLIRSAQKNAEYAGLAPEKMVIIHAAANKGRCMKGIFPRAMGRATPKHRDSVNVEIILREVQ, from the coding sequence ATGGCAAGAACAGAATACAGTAACAAACTTACCGGCGACAACATCGCCCGTGCCAAGGCTAACGAACTCAGCTGCTCTCCAAAGCACTCTGTGGAAATCGCTCACCTTGTCCGTAATATGATGGCAGACGACGCAGTTGCATATCTTGAACAGGTCATCGACCTCAAGCGTGCAGTTCCGTTCCACCGCTATAACAGAAATGTTAGCCACCAGAAGAGCTTAAACGGAAAAACCTTTGGAACCGCAGCCGGCAGATACCCGGTCAAGGCAGCCGGAGAATATATCCGCTTAATCCGTTCTGCACAGAAGAACGCTGAATATGCAGGTCTCGCACCGGAAAAGATGGTCATCATCCACGCCGCTGCAAACAAAGGACGCTGCATGAAAGGAATCTTCCCCCGTGCAATGGGTAGAGCTACCCCCAAACACAGAGATTCCGTCAACGTCGAGATCATCCTCCGTGAGGTACAGTAA
- the rplX gene encoding 50S ribosomal protein L24 → MARISSTQPRKQRKFRYNAPIHIRGAFLHSPLASDLRKKYGKRSFRVVTGDTVKVLRGEFKGIEGVVDGVDVKNTKVLVHGVYVKKANGEDVPRPLDPSKIMITKLNTKDAMRVARLEVKA, encoded by the coding sequence ATGGCACGTATTTCAAGCACTCAGCCAAGAAAGCAGCGGAAGTTCCGGTATAATGCTCCTATTCACATTCGTGGTGCATTCTTACACTCTCCTCTCGCAAGCGATCTTCGCAAAAAGTATGGAAAGCGCAGTTTCCGTGTTGTTACCGGCGATACTGTCAAAGTACTTCGTGGTGAATTCAAAGGAATCGAAGGCGTTGTTGATGGCGTAGATGTCAAAAACACGAAGGTCCTTGTTCACGGAGTTTATGTCAAGAAAGCCAACGGCGAAGATGTCCCAAGACCACTCGATCCGTCCAAGATAATGATCACCAAACTCAACACAAAAGATGCAATGCGTGTTGCACGTCTTGAGGTGAAGGCATAA
- a CDS encoding 30S ribosomal protein S19: MAKKTTKRMPKRREEYTYHGFNIEQLKAMSMDELLAIMPSGARRKVLRGFTRDEEDVRAKIAESDGVRTHSRSMIILPEMVGKNVAIYSGKDFVNVEIPVEGIFHYFGEFALTRKKVAHGSAGIGATKSSKYVPLK, from the coding sequence ATGGCAAAGAAAACTACTAAGAGAATGCCAAAGCGGCGAGAGGAATACACCTATCACGGCTTTAATATTGAGCAGCTCAAAGCCATGTCCATGGACGAGCTTCTTGCTATTATGCCCAGCGGCGCACGCAGAAAGGTCCTTCGCGGATTTACCCGTGATGAAGAGGATGTTCGCGCGAAGATCGCTGAAAGTGATGGTGTCAGAACCCACAGCCGTTCAATGATTATCCTCCCAGAAATGGTTGGCAAAAATGTTGCCATCTACTCCGGTAAGGATTTCGTTAACGTAGAGATCCCGGTTGAAGGAATTTTCCACTACTTTGGAGAGTTCGCCTTAACCCGCAAGAAAGTTGCTCACGGAAGTGCCGGTATCGGTGCAACCAAGTCGAGTAAGTACGTTCCGTTGAAGTGA
- a CDS encoding 50S ribosomal protein L23 — protein MTLAHPLVTEKAMVLLENSNQLSFIVEKEARKASIKAAMEKNFGKKVVSINTMMTSKGNKKAVITFEEKNAAEEILSQLGIV, from the coding sequence ATGACACTCGCACACCCCCTCGTAACAGAAAAAGCCATGGTCCTTTTAGAGAACTCGAACCAGCTCTCTTTCATTGTTGAGAAGGAAGCCCGCAAGGCATCCATCAAGGCAGCAATGGAGAAGAACTTTGGCAAGAAGGTCGTCTCAATCAACACCATGATGACCTCTAAAGGAAACAAGAAGGCAGTCATTACCTTCGAAGAGAAAAACGCCGCTGAAGAAATCCTTTCTCAGCTCGGAATCGTGTAA
- a CDS encoding 30S ribosomal protein S8 yields the protein MTKQNPIADAMSAIKNAGDTGKLAVAVEPASRLFGDMLKVMQEYGYITGFEMIDDGRGGQFQIALSGGINKCGVITPRFSVKVEDLESWEIRYLPGKGFGIIILTTSKGVMSHEQARKLGIGGELLGYVF from the coding sequence ATGACAAAACAGAATCCTATCGCAGACGCAATGAGCGCTATCAAGAATGCCGGTGACACTGGCAAACTTGCAGTGGCCGTTGAACCGGCAAGCCGCCTCTTTGGTGACATGCTTAAGGTCATGCAGGAATATGGCTACATCACCGGTTTTGAGATGATCGACGACGGCAGAGGAGGTCAATTCCAGATCGCTCTCTCCGGCGGCATCAACAAATGTGGTGTAATCACGCCGCGTTTCTCGGTGAAAGTTGAGGACCTTGAGTCCTGGGAAATCAGATACCTTCCGGGAAAGGGCTTTGGAATTATTATTCTGACCACTTCCAAGGGAGTAATGTCCCACGAACAGGCACGTAAGCTCGGCATCGGTGGCGAGCTTTTAGGGTATGTCTTCTGA
- a CDS encoding 50S ribosomal protein L2 has translation MGHRISTQSRGKGGPTYRAPSHQYKAALKHFGSALQTVRATVIDIEHDPARHTPIAVVKIEGTVAEKKEYALITEGVGIGQELVWGPEATVENGNSLPLSAIPTGVAVCNIEARPGDGGKFVRASGVQAVIIGKSAGKVGVRMPSGKPKWFNEACLATVGLVAGGGRCDKPILKAGKQYHKMKSSATRWPRTRGVAMNVVDHPFGGGGHQHPGKPKTVARGASPGRKVGSVAARRTGYRR, from the coding sequence ATGGGACACAGAATCAGTACACAGTCACGTGGAAAAGGCGGTCCAACCTACCGCGCCCCGTCGCACCAGTATAAAGCAGCACTCAAGCACTTTGGCTCCGCGCTTCAGACCGTTCGTGCAACCGTCATCGACATCGAGCACGACCCGGCACGTCACACTCCGATTGCAGTCGTGAAAATCGAAGGCACGGTAGCTGAAAAGAAAGAATACGCACTGATTACCGAAGGTGTTGGTATTGGCCAGGAACTCGTATGGGGACCTGAAGCCACTGTCGAAAACGGTAACTCGTTACCACTTTCAGCAATTCCGACCGGAGTTGCCGTCTGCAACATCGAAGCCCGCCCCGGAGACGGTGGCAAATTCGTTCGTGCAAGCGGAGTTCAGGCCGTTATCATCGGAAAATCCGCTGGTAAAGTCGGTGTCAGAATGCCTTCAGGAAAACCCAAATGGTTCAATGAGGCATGCCTTGCAACCGTCGGCCTTGTGGCCGGTGGAGGACGCTGTGACAAGCCAATCCTGAAAGCAGGTAAACAGTATCACAAGATGAAATCCTCTGCAACCCGCTGGCCAAGAACCCGTGGTGTCGCAATGAACGTCGTCGATCACCCATTCGGTGGTGGAGGACATCAGCACCCAGGTAAACCAAAGACTGTTGCACGTGGAGCATCCCCCGGTAGAAAAGTCGGATCTGTTGCAGCGCGCAGAACTGGATATCGGAGGTGA
- a CDS encoding Tfx family DNA-binding protein: MKDTLLTDRQKEVIRYRKKGMTQQQIADRLGTSKANICTIEKSANENIRRAKETLEFLYTLDATELCVLPEGTDLIEAPKIIYVSAAPLNIKIRYDTLALINRISSYMPEKIKGRHVKEDIIVYLNNDGELYFG; this comes from the coding sequence ATGAAAGATACGCTTCTTACCGACCGTCAGAAGGAAGTCATCCGATATCGTAAAAAAGGTATGACGCAGCAGCAGATCGCTGACCGACTTGGGACATCCAAGGCAAACATCTGCACTATTGAAAAATCCGCCAATGAAAATATCCGTCGGGCAAAGGAGACGCTGGAGTTTCTGTACACACTTGACGCCACTGAACTGTGTGTTCTCCCTGAAGGTACGGATCTGATAGAAGCTCCGAAGATCATCTATGTCTCAGCGGCCCCTCTCAATATTAAAATCCGGTATGATACCCTTGCCTTGATCAACCGGATCTCATCCTACATGCCGGAAAAAATTAAAGGTCGGCATGTCAAGGAGGATATCATTGTCTATCTCAATAATGACGGCGAACTGTACTTCGGCTGA
- a CDS encoding 50S ribosomal protein L19e translates to MSDLASQRRIAASVLDCGQNRVWFNPEKLSDIQNAMSREDIRNLIDEGAISSHQKKGISRGRVRARMVKRSYGHGKGPGRRSGAKGARTPSKTQWIKKIRAQRKELRNQREAGSITPTEYRRLYRRAAGGQFRNVAHMKTQVELVTSRRE, encoded by the coding sequence ATGAGTGATCTCGCATCCCAGCGCAGAATTGCCGCATCCGTTCTTGACTGTGGTCAAAACCGTGTATGGTTTAACCCGGAAAAACTCTCTGACATCCAGAATGCAATGTCCCGCGAGGATATCCGCAACCTCATTGACGAGGGTGCAATCTCTTCCCACCAGAAGAAAGGAATCTCGCGTGGACGTGTCCGGGCCCGTATGGTCAAACGTTCATACGGACACGGGAAAGGTCCGGGACGCCGGAGTGGTGCAAAAGGTGCCAGAACTCCGTCCAAGACCCAGTGGATCAAAAAGATCCGTGCCCAGCGTAAGGAACTCCGTAACCAGCGTGAAGCAGGATCCATCACACCGACCGAATACCGCAGACTTTACCGTCGCGCAGCAGGTGGTCAGTTCCGTAACGTCGCTCACATGAAAACACAGGTTGAGCTCGTAACCTCCAGGAGGGAGTAA
- a CDS encoding 50S ribosomal protein L5: protein MSDMQTPFVSKVVVHMGVGEAGERLVNAENIMADLTKGAKPIRSYARNTLPAFGIRKGQPIGCKVTLRGKKAMEFLERALKTYAVENVLHTRQFDVTGNFGFGIEEHTDFPGQAYDPKIGIYGMDIIAVIEKKGTRTARRKIQQKKLNSKLRMSREESMKFVTETFGIEVE from the coding sequence ATGAGTGATATGCAGACCCCGTTCGTTTCAAAAGTCGTCGTCCACATGGGCGTCGGTGAAGCAGGTGAGCGTCTTGTCAATGCCGAGAACATCATGGCAGATCTGACTAAAGGCGCAAAACCAATCCGCTCATATGCCAGAAACACACTTCCGGCATTTGGTATCCGCAAAGGACAGCCAATCGGATGTAAAGTTACTCTCCGTGGTAAAAAAGCGATGGAATTCCTCGAAAGGGCACTCAAAACCTACGCTGTGGAAAATGTTCTCCACACCCGTCAGTTTGATGTAACCGGCAACTTTGGGTTCGGTATCGAAGAACACACCGACTTCCCGGGTCAGGCATATGACCCGAAGATCGGTATCTACGGTATGGATATCATCGCTGTCATCGAAAAGAAAGGAACCAGAACCGCACGCAGAAAAATCCAGCAGAAGAAACTCAACAGCAAACTTCGGATGTCTCGTGAAGAATCCATGAAGTTCGTTACTGAGACCTTCGGTATTGAGGTGGAGTAA
- a CDS encoding 30S ribosomal protein S14: MAAKEIGKVQQKKFGRGANQCQLCGRKQGLVRRYNIYFCRQCFREWAPTMGFKKMN, translated from the coding sequence ATGGCAGCAAAAGAGATCGGCAAAGTCCAGCAGAAAAAGTTTGGCCGCGGTGCAAACCAGTGCCAGCTCTGCGGACGTAAGCAGGGACTTGTGCGCAGATACAACATTTACTTCTGCCGTCAGTGCTTCCGCGAATGGGCGCCCACCATGGGCTTTAAGAAGATGAACTAA
- a CDS encoding 50S ribosomal protein L3 → MRTVRPRAGSLAYYPKVRAKGIVPKYQSWPAYNGQPMLQGFAGYKAGMTHVIMIDDRKKSPTEGKEVMVPVTVIEIPAMIVAAIRVYVKDTYGKHPLTEVWAENLEALSGRITKAKTNNAAKATEKINAAIGDVVEVMVLMYTKPTEITGIPKKVPDLMEIRVAGGSAQERFDYALSILGADVDMNSLLSEGQFADITGITKGKGFQGAVKRFGITLRKRKHARTKKERHIGTLGPWTPHHVRWQVPMPGQMGFQQRTEFNKRIIKIGENADEINPAGGFLHYGLVRNNYVLIKGSIPGPAKRLVRIRSATRMGEQKVQTPVVEYVSLQSKQG, encoded by the coding sequence ATGAGAACAGTGAGACCCCGTGCCGGGTCACTTGCATACTATCCAAAAGTGCGGGCTAAGGGCATCGTACCAAAGTACCAGTCCTGGCCAGCATACAATGGGCAGCCAATGCTCCAGGGATTTGCAGGCTACAAAGCCGGTATGACCCACGTGATCATGATCGATGATCGCAAGAAGAGTCCGACTGAAGGTAAGGAAGTAATGGTTCCCGTAACCGTTATTGAAATCCCAGCCATGATCGTTGCTGCCATTCGTGTTTACGTTAAAGATACCTACGGCAAACACCCGCTGACTGAAGTCTGGGCAGAAAACCTCGAAGCACTCTCCGGCAGAATCACCAAAGCAAAGACCAACAATGCTGCAAAAGCAACTGAGAAGATCAATGCTGCAATTGGCGATGTTGTTGAAGTAATGGTGCTCATGTACACTAAACCGACCGAGATCACCGGTATTCCAAAGAAGGTCCCTGACCTTATGGAGATTCGTGTTGCCGGCGGCAGTGCACAGGAACGTTTTGATTACGCTCTCTCCATCCTTGGGGCCGATGTCGATATGAATTCCCTCCTTAGCGAGGGTCAGTTCGCTGACATTACCGGTATCACCAAAGGAAAAGGATTCCAGGGTGCAGTCAAAAGATTCGGTATCACCCTTCGTAAGAGAAAACACGCAAGAACCAAGAAGGAAAGACATATCGGAACTCTTGGTCCATGGACTCCCCACCACGTCCGCTGGCAGGTACCAATGCCAGGTCAGATGGGTTTCCAGCAGCGTACTGAGTTCAACAAACGTATCATCAAGATCGGTGAGAACGCAGACGAAATCAACCCGGCCGGAGGCTTCCTCCACTATGGTCTTGTCCGTAATAACTACGTCTTGATCAAAGGAAGCATCCCCGGACCGGCAAAACGCCTCGTCAGAATCCGGTCTGCTACCCGCATGGGTGAGCAGAAGGTTCAGACCCCGGTTGTAGAATATGTCAGTCTTCAGAGCAAACAGGGGTGA